The Leptospira sp. WS39.C2 genome contains a region encoding:
- a CDS encoding TetR/AcrR family transcriptional regulator — protein sequence MPKIVDHNLYRMELLSKSLPIFVSKGVASVSMRELSKELGVSTGTLYHYFPTKESLFSSMVKHLVTSDAEAIQKLSEETTNVIDIMNFVSGKEGHFLNLMLLAVDVKRQLSDSKELLELVEESFSSYENALNRFFPKETDGKGGKAFLAFFVGVLFLKSKGDEETSWLDLFEGLKYLGDLFSRNGNNAESTKS from the coding sequence ATGCCAAAGATTGTAGATCATAATTTGTATCGAATGGAGTTACTTTCCAAATCCCTACCAATCTTTGTTTCCAAAGGGGTAGCCTCTGTTTCGATGCGGGAACTTTCAAAAGAATTAGGTGTTTCCACTGGAACCTTATATCATTATTTCCCAACAAAAGAATCATTGTTTTCCTCTATGGTAAAACACCTTGTCACTTCTGATGCAGAAGCGATTCAAAAACTTTCAGAAGAAACAACAAATGTCATTGATATAATGAATTTCGTATCTGGTAAAGAAGGTCATTTTTTAAATCTTATGTTACTTGCTGTAGATGTGAAACGCCAACTCTCTGATTCAAAGGAATTACTCGAATTAGTGGAAGAATCTTTTTCTTCGTATGAGAATGCATTGAATCGATTTTTTCCCAAAGAAACAGATGGAAAAGGTGGGAAAGCATTCTTAGCATTTTTTGTAGGTGTACTATTTTTGAAATCAAAAGGAGATGAAGAAACATCTTGGCTCGATTTATTCGAAGGTTTGAAATACCTTGGCGATTTGTTCTCAAGGAATGGGAACAATGCCGAATCTACCAAAAGTTAA
- a CDS encoding LamG-like jellyroll fold domain-containing protein, with protein MKRITLSLVFIFISSCSFPNISRSPLEFLTFLRIFSGTQFTGQSLGGVVSGLLPGTSVTLTNANDSITISLDGNFVFPTKLATGQSYTVNMTTNGVGLTCTISNAQGIAQNSSITNVNVVCGLGPGFHEVGVNVSGLSGLISVQNNAIETLNISSNGLTKFSTIQPTSSNYAISITSYPIGTLCSFDDPTLSFGTIGTTNVTVLITCIPGYIVGGNLFTTTSTNLGTSLINRKTYVRTFAGSYPTNNGGTGPIAGPAVASVSKELARFNSPSMLVADPNFIYVADSSNAVIRKIDKITGLTTVFAGGNSGGGITCPGTVTTNCLDGVGTAAQFNGLLGLTTNGNNLFVLEANGNRIRVVNLATAAVSTMAGSGSVGSADNTSGILASFSNPSWITFHNGMFYIVDRNNCTIRTLNPSTTAVSTLVGAAGICGFANNPVGTSARFVSPIAVVGIGNYLYVSDVGVGGGYKIRRISLTAPNAVDTIAGDGVQASTDGIGTGAQFNDPHGLTTDGTNLFITEWLGHRIRHLNLSTNQVTTLVGSIPGYADNTSGNGLFNFPGYIATDGQTIYITDGWNHSIRFLEPAELLRYSFDGNADDSIGTNHGITMGSPILTSDENGLNSGAYRFNGSPDYIVSSGLLTQNTDNITFSAWVHASVNDVDQFIMYNGSGGSNGYGLLVDPTGSLRVDLGGVTSSPPTTLKLPLNRWTHVCVRRLSNNWQIYINGKSDGITFSTNPIQPTIGSTFKIGDSGNTNHFKGKISNVQFFNGALDDDSIQKLAIQVPTGLISYYPFNGNGKDYGNYFNDLTNNGAASTTDRNGFPNSAYYFNGTNFFQKANPNGLPIGGSSRTLCAWFKTSSAIGQYIISFGTPINSTGNGLVIAQPEVGIFGWNNDAKVAHEGFLNQWIHLCGIYDGLTQTAHVYENGTLRHSELKVWTTGVSGNLDIGRLITATGYFIGDLDDVRIYDRILSVAEIRAISGPYPTQVSSWNQTLASSSLKFFLVPESSIFSAGGCSAGTNCVSVWNDRSGNNFHVSQATAASQPNFNLTGIDGSPGIRFVGPSATYLSTSCSPQLLSVSNTIFAMYKDLDMNGSDGIFQNGAKLLYLPGGFTNVLSLFDLQLGSYKLITSLDYNTMNGDTTMLSLHYDGTNGNIYKYGNLVTSVPTTGTSYNCALGDLSMGRFFWNSGLYPMDGDYFDGFIGDFIYYDQVLSASDREMVQCYLSSKYNKIVGHSCP; from the coding sequence ATGAAACGGATCACTTTGTCTCTAGTTTTCATTTTTATATCATCTTGTTCCTTCCCTAATATTTCAAGAAGCCCTCTCGAATTTTTAACTTTTTTACGAATTTTTTCTGGAACTCAATTCACTGGCCAAAGTTTGGGTGGTGTTGTATCAGGACTTTTACCTGGTACCTCAGTTACCTTGACGAATGCGAATGATTCTATTACAATTTCTTTGGATGGGAACTTTGTATTTCCAACGAAACTTGCAACTGGTCAAAGTTATACTGTAAATATGACCACGAATGGTGTTGGTTTGACTTGCACCATTTCAAATGCTCAAGGAATCGCTCAAAATTCTTCCATAACAAATGTAAATGTTGTTTGTGGATTAGGACCTGGTTTTCATGAGGTGGGAGTGAATGTGTCAGGGCTTAGTGGACTGATATCGGTTCAGAATAATGCAATTGAAACTTTAAATATCTCTTCAAACGGACTCACTAAGTTTTCAACTATCCAACCAACTAGTTCCAATTATGCGATTTCCATCACTTCATACCCAATAGGTACACTTTGTTCCTTTGATGATCCAACATTGTCTTTCGGAACAATTGGCACAACAAATGTAACTGTTCTCATTACTTGTATACCAGGTTATATTGTAGGAGGAAATTTATTTACAACTACCAGTACAAATTTAGGCACAAGTTTAATTAATCGAAAAACATACGTACGGACATTTGCCGGATCCTACCCAACTAATAATGGAGGTACGGGGCCAATTGCAGGGCCTGCAGTCGCAAGTGTCTCAAAAGAATTAGCACGTTTTAATTCGCCTAGTATGTTGGTTGCAGATCCAAATTTTATTTATGTTGCTGATTCATCAAATGCGGTAATTCGAAAAATTGATAAAATAACTGGATTAACCACAGTATTCGCTGGAGGTAATAGTGGAGGAGGAATCACATGCCCTGGAACAGTTACTACCAATTGTTTAGATGGTGTGGGAACTGCTGCACAGTTTAATGGATTACTTGGCCTAACAACAAATGGAAACAACTTATTTGTGTTAGAAGCCAATGGTAATCGTATTCGAGTTGTCAACTTAGCAACAGCTGCTGTATCTACAATGGCAGGTTCTGGAAGTGTTGGTTCTGCGGACAATACATCTGGGATTCTCGCTTCTTTTTCTAATCCATCTTGGATTACCTTTCATAATGGAATGTTTTACATTGTTGATCGAAACAATTGTACAATTAGGACTCTAAATCCAAGTACCACGGCAGTTTCAACATTAGTTGGAGCGGCTGGTATTTGTGGATTTGCCAATAACCCTGTGGGAACAAGTGCCCGTTTTGTATCACCCATAGCAGTTGTTGGAATTGGTAATTATTTATATGTATCAGATGTCGGTGTTGGTGGCGGTTATAAAATTCGTAGAATATCTTTGACAGCACCTAATGCAGTAGATACGATCGCTGGTGATGGCGTACAGGCATCAACTGATGGAATTGGTACGGGAGCACAATTTAATGACCCCCATGGCCTAACAACAGATGGCACAAACTTGTTCATCACGGAATGGCTTGGCCACCGAATACGGCATTTAAACTTAAGTACAAATCAGGTAACTACCTTAGTTGGGAGTATCCCTGGTTATGCAGATAATACAAGTGGGAATGGTCTATTTAATTTCCCAGGGTATATTGCAACAGATGGGCAAACCATTTACATAACTGATGGATGGAATCATTCGATCCGATTCTTAGAACCTGCAGAATTATTACGTTATTCCTTTGATGGAAATGCAGATGATTCAATTGGAACCAATCATGGAATCACAATGGGTTCACCTATTTTGACATCAGATGAAAATGGTCTGAATAGTGGTGCGTATCGGTTTAATGGATCGCCAGATTACATTGTATCCTCTGGCCTTTTGACTCAAAACACTGATAACATAACATTTTCTGCATGGGTACACGCATCTGTTAACGATGTTGATCAATTTATAATGTACAATGGTTCTGGTGGATCGAATGGATATGGACTTCTTGTTGATCCTACTGGAAGTTTACGAGTTGATTTAGGAGGAGTTACTTCAAGCCCACCTACTACATTAAAACTACCACTCAATCGATGGACACATGTTTGTGTTCGGCGATTATCAAATAATTGGCAAATATATATCAATGGAAAATCTGATGGTATCACATTTTCAACAAACCCAATTCAACCAACAATCGGAAGTACATTCAAGATTGGTGATTCAGGGAATACAAATCACTTCAAAGGTAAAATTTCGAATGTTCAATTTTTTAATGGTGCATTGGATGATGATTCTATTCAAAAATTAGCAATTCAAGTACCTACTGGTTTAATATCTTATTATCCTTTCAATGGAAACGGAAAGGATTATGGAAACTATTTCAATGATCTAACAAATAATGGTGCCGCGAGTACGACTGATCGAAATGGTTTTCCAAACTCAGCATATTATTTTAATGGGACTAACTTTTTTCAAAAAGCGAATCCAAATGGATTACCTATAGGTGGTAGCAGCCGTACTTTATGTGCTTGGTTCAAAACATCTAGTGCGATCGGTCAATATATCATAAGTTTTGGAACACCAATTAATTCAACGGGGAATGGACTTGTCATTGCACAACCAGAAGTAGGGATTTTTGGTTGGAATAACGATGCAAAAGTGGCTCATGAAGGTTTTTTGAACCAATGGATCCATTTATGTGGAATCTACGATGGACTCACTCAAACTGCGCATGTTTATGAAAATGGAACATTAAGACACTCTGAATTAAAAGTTTGGACAACAGGTGTTAGTGGGAATTTAGATATCGGTAGATTGATTACCGCAACAGGATATTTTATTGGTGATTTAGACGATGTTCGAATTTATGATAGGATTTTGTCGGTGGCTGAAATTCGTGCAATTTCTGGCCCTTATCCAACTCAAGTAAGTTCCTGGAACCAAACACTTGCTAGCAGTAGTTTAAAGTTTTTTTTAGTCCCGGAAAGTTCTATCTTTAGTGCAGGTGGTTGTAGTGCCGGAACAAATTGTGTTTCCGTTTGGAATGATCGTAGTGGTAATAATTTTCATGTAAGCCAAGCGACTGCGGCATCCCAACCGAATTTTAATCTAACAGGAATCGATGGATCTCCTGGGATTCGTTTTGTTGGTCCTAGTGCAACCTATCTATCAACATCTTGTTCCCCTCAATTGTTATCGGTATCCAATACAATTTTTGCAATGTATAAAGACTTGGATATGAACGGTAGTGATGGTATTTTCCAAAACGGTGCTAAACTTTTATATTTACCTGGTGGATTTACTAATGTCTTAAGTTTATTTGATCTACAATTGGGGAGTTATAAACTAATCACTTCTCTAGATTACAATACAATGAATGGAGATACAACAATGTTAAGTCTCCATTATGATGGTACAAACGGAAATATTTATAAGTATGGAAACTTAGTAACATCAGTTCCTACAACAGGAACTTCATATAACTGTGCCCTTGGTGATTTAAGTATGGGTAGGTTTTTTTGGAACAGTGGTCTTTACCCAATGGATGGCGATTATTTTGACGGTTTCATCGGAGACTTTATTTATTACGACCAAGTATTGAGTGCCAGTGATAGAGAAATGGTACAATGTTATCTCTCTAGCAAATACAATAAAATCGTAGGACATTCTTGCCCTTAA
- a CDS encoding fatty acid desaturase — MFLTDQIGSGKTKKSDTNDTGIKTNLVKINGVTISIRPKENILSAALRQGIDFPHSCRVGGCATCKCKLVDGRVKELTETGYLLSDEELDNGYILACQSIPQTDVSIEVQNKKTISGTVLHQKVLTEEICEIIIQLDSSLHFLAGQYVSLSIEGMDAERNYSIANAPNKKGIVSFIVRKVPNGKLSNYIYHQNLVGKKAKIKGVFGNFFLRENKNPILMVAGGSGLAPILAILEQGILNHTKRPLTLLFGARKKEDLYKTNEIQKMHKIWNGKFTFIPILSEEPKNSSWKGKRGLVTSFIKDHLTKSTEAYLCGPPPMVDIATKELLQFGIQKQSIFADRFTTIDHNLSLHINDNNSRNKAGVFDYLKFFLFHVVGLTSVVSLLMGGIYTTIGFFSLLFFYIVGDEISGDDKSTPSYTKPEILTLQLWMALPILMIIFFCSVWTVSAIDTFGFGSRLTQIFGYDFNFAKENTSILVHGYAVALTGLMIGLVGTITAHELTHRTWDPISMFIGRWLLAFSFDTIFSIEHVYGHHRYVSTTEDPATAPRGRNVYFHILASTIKGNISAWKIETKRLKRKNVSNFSYQNAFLRGHLMSVSLVILAYLIGGMTGMFFFIAAGLFGKTLLEIVNYMEHYGMVRLPDEPVQPRHSWNTNKRISSWTMFNLTRHSHHHAEGEVPYQNLRPYPNAPMMISGYLTTIVIALIPPLWHYLMIPKVLEWDKKFASPEELELVKIANEKSGITSLIASNND, encoded by the coding sequence ATGTTCCTTACAGATCAAATCGGCAGCGGAAAAACAAAAAAGTCAGATACGAATGACACGGGTATAAAAACCAACCTGGTGAAAATCAACGGTGTGACCATTTCCATCCGACCCAAGGAAAACATCCTGAGTGCAGCTTTACGGCAAGGGATCGATTTTCCCCATAGTTGCCGAGTGGGAGGTTGTGCCACTTGCAAATGCAAACTTGTGGATGGAAGGGTAAAGGAACTCACAGAAACAGGGTATTTATTATCAGATGAAGAATTGGACAATGGATACATCCTTGCCTGCCAAAGCATCCCACAAACAGATGTTAGCATCGAAGTTCAAAATAAAAAAACGATATCCGGTACAGTATTACATCAAAAGGTTCTCACAGAAGAAATCTGTGAAATTATTATCCAATTGGATTCATCACTCCATTTCCTAGCTGGCCAATATGTATCTCTATCCATTGAAGGGATGGATGCCGAAAGGAATTATTCCATTGCAAACGCACCAAATAAAAAAGGAATTGTATCTTTCATCGTACGTAAAGTACCCAATGGAAAATTATCAAATTATATTTATCACCAAAACTTGGTTGGTAAAAAAGCCAAAATCAAAGGTGTATTTGGAAATTTTTTTCTCAGAGAAAATAAAAATCCAATCCTTATGGTCGCTGGAGGAAGTGGACTTGCTCCCATCCTTGCCATTCTAGAACAAGGAATCCTAAATCACACCAAACGGCCGCTCACTTTACTTTTCGGTGCACGAAAAAAGGAAGATTTATACAAAACAAATGAAATCCAAAAAATGCATAAAATTTGGAATGGTAAATTTACATTTATACCAATACTTTCAGAAGAACCTAAAAATAGTTCTTGGAAAGGAAAAAGAGGACTTGTCACATCATTCATCAAAGACCACCTAACAAAATCGACTGAAGCTTATTTATGTGGACCTCCTCCGATGGTGGACATCGCTACAAAAGAATTACTCCAATTTGGAATTCAAAAACAATCTATTTTTGCTGACCGATTCACAACTATCGATCATAATCTCAGTTTGCACATAAATGATAATAATTCCAGAAACAAAGCAGGGGTTTTTGACTATCTAAAATTCTTTTTATTCCATGTTGTTGGTCTCACATCTGTTGTGAGTTTACTGATGGGAGGTATTTATACAACAATTGGATTTTTTTCCCTTCTCTTCTTTTATATCGTAGGAGATGAAATTTCAGGGGATGACAAAAGTACTCCGAGTTATACAAAACCAGAAATTTTGACATTACAACTTTGGATGGCATTACCAATACTAATGATTATCTTTTTTTGTTCTGTTTGGACGGTGAGTGCCATTGATACGTTTGGCTTTGGATCTAGGCTCACCCAAATCTTTGGTTATGATTTTAATTTCGCCAAAGAAAACACATCTATCTTAGTTCATGGATACGCAGTGGCCTTAACTGGTCTTATGATTGGACTTGTGGGAACAATTACTGCGCATGAATTGACACATCGCACTTGGGATCCAATTTCCATGTTCATCGGAAGATGGTTACTTGCCTTTAGTTTTGATACTATATTCTCCATTGAACACGTGTATGGTCACCATCGTTATGTTTCAACTACGGAAGACCCGGCCACAGCACCTCGTGGTAGAAATGTGTATTTTCATATACTTGCATCTACCATCAAAGGCAATATCAGTGCTTGGAAAATTGAAACCAAACGTTTAAAAAGAAAAAATGTATCCAATTTCTCTTACCAAAATGCTTTTTTACGTGGTCATTTGATGAGTGTTAGTTTAGTCATATTGGCTTATCTCATAGGTGGAATGACGGGGATGTTCTTTTTTATCGCAGCTGGTTTGTTTGGAAAAACCCTGCTCGAGATTGTAAATTATATGGAACATTATGGAATGGTTCGTTTGCCAGATGAACCAGTCCAACCAAGACATTCCTGGAACACCAACAAACGAATCAGTTCTTGGACGATGTTTAACTTAACTCGACATTCACACCACCACGCTGAGGGTGAAGTACCTTACCAAAACCTAAGACCTTATCCTAATGCCCCAATGATGATCAGTGGGTATTTGACAACAATTGTGATTGCTCTTATCCCTCCTCTTTGGCATTACCTAATGATTCCCAAAGTTTTGGAATGGGATAAAAAATTTGCAAGCCCTGAAGAATTGGAACTTGTGAAAATTGCCAATGAAAAAAGCGGAATTACAAGCTTAATTGCATCTAACAATGATTAA
- a CDS encoding RNA recognition motif domain-containing protein produces the protein MSTNIYVGNLSYEMTEAKLNELFSVHGSVSSAKIITDQYTGGSKGFGFIEMKDRNEADKAISDLNGKNILNREMKVNIAKPKTNNWN, from the coding sequence ATGTCAACAAATATCTATGTAGGTAACCTCTCTTACGAAATGACCGAAGCAAAACTTAACGAACTTTTTTCAGTTCATGGTTCCGTTTCTTCTGCAAAAATCATCACTGACCAGTACACTGGCGGATCAAAAGGTTTCGGTTTTATCGAAATGAAAGACCGCAATGAAGCTGACAAAGCTATCAGCGATTTAAACGGAAAAAATATTTTAAACCGTGAAATGAAAGTGAACATTGCAAAACCAAAAACTAATAACTGGAACTAA